One window of the Azospirillum sp. TSH100 genome contains the following:
- a CDS encoding response regulator transcription factor, translating into MRILVVEDTEDLADAIIQRMRKHGYAIDWAADGYQAEELLATERYQLIILDLMLPGPDGQTLLRRLRRKGDDTPVLVVTARSRVDTKVDALDLGADDYVVKPFDFRELEARCRALLRRHHGIATSEQVFGNLSFDTSTKKVVIAGQPVDLSAREFRLLELFLSSLNKVMAKDTLIDRLCSLDQPVAPNAIELYVSRLRRKLEGASVVIRTVHGQGYVAEQKDGD; encoded by the coding sequence ATGCGTATCCTGGTGGTGGAAGATACCGAAGATCTCGCCGACGCAATCATCCAGCGGATGCGGAAACATGGCTACGCCATCGACTGGGCCGCCGACGGCTATCAGGCGGAGGAACTGCTGGCGACCGAGCGTTACCAACTGATCATTCTCGACCTGATGCTGCCCGGACCGGATGGCCAGACGCTGCTGCGCCGATTGCGGCGGAAGGGCGACGACACGCCGGTGCTGGTGGTCACGGCCCGCTCCCGCGTCGACACCAAGGTGGACGCGCTCGATCTCGGCGCTGACGATTACGTCGTCAAGCCATTCGATTTTCGCGAACTGGAGGCACGCTGCCGTGCCTTGCTGCGCCGCCATCACGGAATCGCGACCTCCGAGCAGGTCTTCGGCAATCTCAGCTTCGACACCTCCACCAAGAAGGTCGTCATTGCCGGCCAACCGGTGGATCTGAGTGCACGCGAATTCCGCCTTCTGGAGCTTTTCCTGTCGAGCCTGAACAAGGTGATGGCCAAGGACACGCTGATCGACCGGCTCTGCAGTCTGGACCAGCCGGTCGCGCCGAATGCCATCGAGCTTTATGTCTCCCGACTGCGCAGGAAGCTGGAAGGGGCGTCCGTCGTGATCCGCACGGTGCATGGGCAGGGCTACGTCGCGGAACAGAAAGATGGCGACTGA
- a CDS encoding MbcA/ParS/Xre antitoxin family protein, with protein sequence MASSDLMLGTVDLFERAVEVWGTPERAREWLQCQEKELDAKPAELARTAEGFVQVLHCLRRIECDERV encoded by the coding sequence ATGGCAAGTTCTGATTTGATGCTCGGTACTGTGGATCTCTTCGAAAGGGCCGTAGAAGTCTGGGGAACACCGGAACGCGCCCGGGAATGGCTGCAATGCCAGGAAAAGGAACTCGACGCCAAGCCGGCTGAACTGGCCAGAACCGCCGAAGGATTTGTCCAGGTCCTGCATTGCCTGCGCCGGATCGAGTGTGACGAGCGCGTTTGA
- a CDS encoding TRAP transporter large permease: protein MWILIGSFLGLMLLGLPVAVAMAAASLVYILVSGSVPDLVLAQRMIAGAESFPLLAVPFFILAGNLMNIAGVTGRIYNFAIALVGWMRGGLGQVNIIGSVIFSGMSGTAIADAAGLGTIEIKAMKDHGYSTEFSVGVTAASATLGPIIPPSLPFVIYGMMANVSIGALFLAGVIPGVLMTVFMMATVAVHARRNQWGADMVFDWRRLGAASVEIVVVLCFPLAVWLMTLAGVSVNWAIAIALLVLLAADWHFDFSAVMALMTPVILIGGMTLGWFTPTEAAVAAVLWSLFLGLVRYRSMTLRSLAKATLDTVETTASVLFIVTAASIFAWLLTASQAAQIMSDTILGFTDNKWVFLLLANLLILFVGCFIDTIAAITILVPILLPIVLKLGIDPLHFGLVMVLNLMIGLLHPPLGMVLFVLARVAKLSVERTTMAILPWLVPLFAALIAITYVPEITLWLPRAMGLGR from the coding sequence ATGTGGATCCTGATCGGTTCCTTCCTCGGCCTGATGCTCCTGGGATTGCCGGTGGCGGTCGCCATGGCGGCGGCTTCCCTGGTCTACATCCTGGTCAGTGGCTCGGTGCCCGACCTTGTGCTCGCCCAGCGGATGATTGCGGGCGCCGAGAGTTTCCCGCTGCTGGCCGTTCCCTTCTTCATCCTCGCCGGCAATCTGATGAACATCGCCGGGGTGACGGGCCGCATCTACAACTTCGCCATCGCGCTGGTCGGCTGGATGCGCGGCGGCCTGGGGCAGGTGAACATCATCGGATCGGTGATCTTCTCGGGCATGTCCGGCACCGCCATCGCCGATGCCGCCGGTCTCGGCACCATCGAGATCAAGGCGATGAAGGACCATGGCTATTCGACGGAATTCTCGGTCGGCGTGACGGCGGCCTCCGCCACGCTGGGACCGATCATTCCACCGTCGCTGCCCTTCGTGATCTACGGGATGATGGCGAACGTCTCGATCGGTGCGCTGTTCCTGGCGGGCGTCATCCCCGGCGTGCTGATGACGGTCTTCATGATGGCCACCGTCGCCGTCCATGCCCGGCGCAACCAGTGGGGCGCCGACATGGTCTTCGACTGGCGCCGGCTGGGCGCCGCGTCGGTCGAGATCGTCGTGGTGCTGTGCTTCCCACTGGCGGTGTGGTTGATGACGCTGGCAGGCGTCTCGGTCAACTGGGCGATCGCCATTGCCCTCCTGGTGCTGCTGGCGGCGGACTGGCACTTCGACTTCTCCGCCGTCATGGCGCTGATGACCCCGGTGATCCTGATCGGCGGCATGACGCTGGGCTGGTTCACCCCGACCGAGGCGGCGGTCGCGGCGGTGCTGTGGTCGCTGTTCCTCGGGCTTGTCCGCTACCGCTCGATGACGCTGCGGTCGCTGGCCAAGGCGACACTCGACACCGTGGAGACCACGGCCTCGGTGCTGTTCATCGTCACCGCGGCATCGATCTTCGCCTGGCTGCTGACCGCCAGCCAGGCGGCGCAGATCATGTCGGACACCATCCTCGGCTTCACCGACAACAAATGGGTCTTCCTGCTGCTGGCGAATTTGCTGATCCTGTTCGTCGGCTGCTTCATCGACACCATCGCCGCGATCACCATCCTGGTGCCGATCCTGCTGCCGATCGTCCTGAAGCTGGGGATAGATCCGCTGCATTTCGGTCTGGTCATGGTGTTGAACCTGATGATCGGGCTTCTGCACCCACCGTTGGGCATGGTGCTGTTCGTGCTGGCGCGCGTGGCGAAGCTGTCGGTGGAGCGAACCACCATGGCGATCCTGCCCTGGCTGGTTCCCCTCTTCGCCGCCCTGATCGCCATCACCTATGTGCCGGAGATCACGCTCTGGCTGCCGAGGGCGATGGGGCTCGGCAGATAG
- a CDS encoding TRAP transporter small permease: protein MTSYAKQPVPHGAGLQQSPAEEHHSQITPEELAHSFVDNSPPADLSHYAIEDWATVALFWLMAGAVFLQFFTRYVMNDSLNWTEEIASYCLVALVFVGSAMCVRLSRHIQVDILYRFLPDGPARLLSTLVDVIRTAFFIYLVQLMWRLIEVVGDEPMVTIQLSKGILYYAVLAGCVLMAVRSLQVTIVNWRRGYSVLEKPEAFDGTGV, encoded by the coding sequence ATGACGAGCTACGCAAAGCAGCCGGTTCCGCATGGGGCCGGCCTCCAACAGTCGCCCGCCGAAGAGCACCACAGTCAAATCACGCCGGAGGAGCTCGCCCATTCCTTCGTCGACAATTCTCCCCCAGCGGACCTGTCCCACTACGCCATCGAGGACTGGGCCACCGTCGCCCTGTTCTGGCTGATGGCGGGAGCGGTCTTCCTGCAATTCTTCACCCGCTACGTAATGAACGACTCGCTGAACTGGACGGAGGAGATCGCCTCCTATTGTCTGGTGGCGCTGGTTTTCGTCGGGTCGGCGATGTGCGTGCGGCTGTCGCGCCATATCCAGGTGGACATCCTCTACCGCTTCCTGCCGGACGGGCCGGCGCGGTTGCTTTCCACCCTGGTGGACGTGATCCGCACCGCCTTCTTCATCTATCTGGTCCAACTGATGTGGCGGCTGATCGAGGTGGTCGGCGACGAGCCTATGGTCACCATCCAGCTGTCCAAAGGCATCCTCTACTATGCAGTGCTCGCCGGCTGCGTCCTGATGGCGGTGCGGTCACTTCAGGTGACGATCGTGAACTGGCGCCGCGGCTATTCGGTGCTGGAGAAGCCGGAAGCCTTCGACGGAACGGGAGTGTAA
- a CDS encoding sialic acid TRAP transporter substrate-binding protein SiaP, which yields MLTRTRRAALGLAVLMSLPFAGLFADPSTAQAQTKLKWAHVYETSEPFHTQSVWAAQEIAKRTGGRYQIDVFPASQLGKEADINQGLTLGTVDMIISGSSFAARSYPPIGVTYYPYIFRDPQHLLAYAKSDVFKNLAKGYEEKTGNHIVALTYYGMRHTTSNKPIQTCTDMKGLKIRVPDAPAYLAMPKACGANPTPIAFAEVYLALQNGTVDAQENPLTTIEAKKFFEVQKQIVLTGHIIDSLNTIISKSLWAKLSPEDRQIFTEVTQEAAARSTTEIQAKEKELVEFFRLKGLTVTEVDKAVFKDAVMKAVTPESAGYRKSDWEAIQALQ from the coding sequence ATGTTGACCCGCACTCGTCGCGCGGCGTTGGGGCTCGCCGTGCTGATGTCCTTGCCGTTCGCCGGTCTGTTCGCCGATCCATCGACGGCCCAGGCCCAGACCAAGCTGAAATGGGCGCATGTCTACGAGACGTCGGAGCCCTTCCACACACAGTCGGTCTGGGCGGCGCAGGAGATCGCGAAACGGACCGGCGGCCGGTATCAGATCGACGTGTTCCCCGCCTCGCAGCTCGGCAAGGAGGCGGACATCAACCAGGGCCTGACACTCGGCACCGTCGACATGATCATCTCGGGCTCCAGCTTCGCGGCGCGCAGCTATCCGCCGATCGGCGTCACCTACTATCCCTACATTTTCCGCGATCCGCAGCATCTGCTGGCCTATGCGAAGAGCGACGTCTTCAAAAATCTCGCCAAGGGGTACGAGGAGAAGACCGGCAACCACATCGTCGCCCTGACCTATTACGGCATGCGCCACACCACCTCCAACAAGCCGATCCAGACCTGCACGGACATGAAGGGGTTGAAAATCCGCGTGCCCGATGCGCCGGCCTATCTGGCGATGCCCAAGGCCTGCGGCGCCAACCCGACGCCGATCGCCTTCGCCGAGGTCTATCTCGCCCTGCAAAACGGCACGGTGGATGCCCAGGAGAACCCGCTGACCACAATCGAAGCCAAGAAGTTCTTCGAGGTTCAGAAGCAGATCGTCCTTACCGGCCACATCATTGACAGCCTGAACACCATCATTTCCAAGAGCCTGTGGGCCAAGCTGTCACCGGAGGACCGCCAGATTTTCACCGAGGTGACGCAGGAGGCGGCGGCCCGCTCCACAACGGAGATCCAGGCGAAAGAGAAGGAGTTGGTCGAGTTCTTCCGGCTGAAGGGCCTGACCGTCACCGAGGTCGACAAGGCGGTCTTCAAGGATGCGGTGATGAAGGCGGTGACACCTGAAAGTGCCGGCTACCGCAAGTCGGATTGGGAGGCGATCCAGGCGCTTCAGTGA
- a CDS encoding Orn/Lys/Arg decarboxylase N-terminal domain-containing protein — protein MDFFRRFSFLVCAPAFDADELEGVRVQQIVAEVERIGFEVVRTRRVEDAELAIRTDAAIGCMIVDWGKRGLEGKPASLIALARKRGLEMPIILLVRRQRLENIPVDVLNQVDGYVFLAEETPEFIAKNLVSRLKQYAETLKTPFFGELVDYAEEGNQLWTCPGHNGGIFYSRSPIGRIFVEHLGEAVFRDDIDNSVLEMGDLLVHEGPALKAQKEAAKIFGAERTYFVLNGTSASNKIVLSALVAEDDLVLFDRNNHKAAHHGSLFLGGGIPIFLETDRNPYGLIGPIDHEALDEERIREKIRNNPLVRDPNAWKRERPFRAAVIQQCSYDGTIYSAETILAKIGHLCDYILFDEAWAGFLKFHPLFKGRFAMGLDGLHDGHPGIIATQSTHKQLASFSQASQIHVKDSHIKGQRRRVEHRRFNETFLLHASTSPFYPLFASLDVGAQMMKGKSGEVLWDDTIRLGIELRKKLRAIRREFEERESDPARRWFFDPFVPDRVEVGGTTMAWEDVPTDALASDVRHWEFAPGADWHGFRHVASGYAMTDPNKLTLLTPGFDRHTGAYEDHGIPAPVVAQYLRENRIVPEKNDLNSILFLLTPGVESSKAGTLLSALVAFKRLHDDNALLEDVIPEFVARRPARYTGRRLRDLCAEMHAYYRERGTNDLQRRMFRPDHLPTMVMPPREATRHLVRNDVDYLPIDRIAGRIATTLWVVYPPGIATIVPGERLDERARPMIEYLQVFQEGANRFPGFDNEIQGLYRETEPDGSVRFYTYVVREPGTD, from the coding sequence ATGGATTTCTTTCGACGCTTCTCCTTCCTCGTCTGCGCACCGGCTTTCGACGCCGACGAGCTGGAGGGCGTGCGCGTGCAGCAGATCGTCGCCGAGGTCGAACGGATCGGCTTCGAGGTGGTGCGGACGCGCCGGGTGGAGGATGCCGAACTGGCGATCCGCACCGACGCCGCCATCGGCTGCATGATCGTCGATTGGGGCAAGCGCGGGCTGGAGGGCAAGCCGGCCTCGCTTATCGCGCTGGCGCGCAAGCGCGGGCTGGAGATGCCGATCATCCTGCTGGTACGCCGCCAGCGGCTGGAGAACATCCCGGTCGACGTGCTGAACCAGGTCGACGGCTACGTTTTCCTGGCCGAGGAAACGCCCGAGTTCATCGCCAAGAACCTCGTCTCCCGCCTCAAACAGTATGCCGAGACGCTGAAGACGCCCTTCTTCGGCGAGCTGGTCGATTATGCCGAGGAAGGCAACCAGCTGTGGACCTGCCCCGGCCACAATGGCGGCATCTTCTACAGCCGCAGCCCGATCGGCCGCATCTTCGTCGAGCATCTGGGCGAGGCGGTGTTCCGCGACGACATCGACAATTCGGTGCTGGAGATGGGCGACCTGCTGGTCCATGAGGGGCCGGCCCTGAAGGCCCAGAAGGAGGCGGCGAAGATCTTCGGCGCCGAGCGCACCTATTTCGTGCTGAACGGCACCTCGGCCTCCAACAAGATCGTGCTGTCGGCGCTGGTGGCGGAGGACGACCTCGTCCTGTTCGACCGCAACAACCACAAGGCTGCCCATCACGGCAGCCTGTTCCTTGGCGGCGGCATCCCTATCTTTCTGGAAACCGACCGCAACCCATATGGCCTGATCGGCCCGATCGACCATGAGGCGCTGGACGAGGAGCGCATCCGCGAGAAAATCCGCAACAACCCGCTGGTCAGGGATCCGAACGCCTGGAAGCGCGAGCGGCCCTTCCGTGCCGCGGTGATCCAGCAATGCAGCTACGACGGCACCATCTACAGCGCCGAGACCATCCTGGCCAAGATCGGCCATCTCTGCGACTATATCCTGTTCGACGAGGCTTGGGCCGGCTTCCTGAAGTTCCACCCGCTGTTCAAGGGCCGCTTCGCCATGGGGCTGGACGGCCTGCATGACGGCCATCCCGGCATCATCGCCACCCAATCGACCCACAAGCAACTCGCCAGCTTCTCCCAGGCCTCGCAGATCCACGTGAAGGACAGCCACATCAAGGGCCAGCGCCGCCGGGTCGAGCATCGCCGCTTCAACGAGACCTTCCTGCTGCACGCCTCGACCTCACCCTTCTACCCGCTGTTCGCCTCGCTCGACGTTGGCGCGCAAATGATGAAGGGCAAGTCCGGAGAGGTGCTGTGGGATGACACCATCCGGCTGGGCATTGAGCTGCGCAAGAAGCTGCGCGCCATCCGCCGCGAATTCGAGGAGCGCGAAAGCGACCCGGCGCGCCGCTGGTTCTTCGACCCCTTCGTGCCCGACCGGGTCGAGGTCGGCGGCACCACGATGGCGTGGGAGGACGTGCCGACCGACGCGCTGGCCTCCGACGTGCGGCATTGGGAATTCGCGCCGGGTGCCGACTGGCACGGCTTCCGCCATGTGGCGTCAGGCTATGCGATGACCGACCCCAACAAGCTGACCCTGCTCACCCCCGGCTTCGACCGCCACACCGGGGCCTATGAGGACCACGGCATCCCGGCGCCGGTGGTGGCGCAGTATCTGCGCGAGAACCGCATCGTTCCCGAAAAGAACGATCTGAACTCGATCCTCTTCCTGCTGACGCCTGGCGTGGAATCGAGCAAGGCCGGTACGCTGCTCAGCGCACTGGTGGCGTTCAAGCGGCTGCACGACGACAATGCGCTGCTGGAGGACGTGATCCCGGAATTCGTCGCCCGCCGCCCGGCCCGCTACACCGGCCGCCGGCTGCGCGACCTGTGCGCGGAGATGCACGCCTATTACCGGGAGCGCGGCACCAACGACCTGCAACGCCGCATGTTCCGGCCGGACCATCTGCCGACCATGGTGATGCCGCCGCGCGAAGCGACGCGGCATCTGGTGCGCAACGACGTGGACTATCTGCCGATCGACCGCATCGCCGGGCGGATCGCCACCACTCTGTGGGTCGTCTATCCGCCGGGTATCGCCACCATCGTCCCCGGCGAACGGCTGGACGAACGGGCCCGACCGATGATCGAGTATCTCCAGGTCTTCCAGGAAGGCGCCAACCGTTTCCCCGGCTTCGACAACGAGATCCAGGGCCTCTATCGCGAGACGGAGCCCGACGGATCGGTGCGCTTCTACACCTACGTCGTGCGGGAACCGGGTACGGACTGA
- a CDS encoding GNAT family N-acetyltransferase, giving the protein MRTETAAGAHDMDAHDFARRISDPVGQSRFDSQHPVIRQSTEADVPAMLEIYGYHIQRGLGPFDIEPLHPEELKRRRKAMLKRRLPHLVADLDGAIAGYAYAAPFRKRPAYRYTVEHSIYVHKDFQGRGIGRRLLFELVDACTAAGCRQMVAVVDSANTPSLRLHESCGFNQAGVLRSVGFKFGRWTDSVFLQRALGPADDELPDDHRGGIVLAGD; this is encoded by the coding sequence GTGAGGACCGAGACCGCCGCCGGCGCCCACGACATGGACGCCCATGATTTTGCCCGCCGCATCTCCGACCCTGTCGGCCAAAGCCGTTTTGATTCTCAGCATCCGGTCATCCGCCAATCGACCGAGGCGGACGTGCCGGCGATGCTGGAGATTTACGGCTACCACATCCAGCGCGGCCTCGGCCCCTTCGACATCGAGCCGCTGCACCCGGAAGAGCTGAAGCGCCGCCGCAAGGCGATGCTGAAGCGCCGGCTGCCGCATCTCGTCGCCGATCTCGACGGCGCCATTGCCGGCTACGCCTATGCGGCACCGTTCCGCAAGCGCCCGGCCTACCGCTACACGGTCGAACACTCGATCTACGTCCACAAGGATTTCCAGGGCCGCGGGATCGGCCGCCGGTTGCTGTTTGAACTGGTCGATGCCTGCACCGCCGCCGGCTGCCGGCAGATGGTCGCCGTGGTCGACAGCGCCAACACCCCGTCGCTGCGCCTGCACGAGTCCTGCGGCTTCAATCAGGCCGGCGTACTGCGCTCGGTCGGCTTCAAGTTCGGGCGCTGGACCGACAGCGTCTTCCTCCAGCGCGCGCTCGGCCCCGCCGACGACGAACTTCCCGACGACCATCGCGGCGGCATCGTTCTCGCCGGCGACTGA
- a CDS encoding CorA family divalent cation transporter: protein MAGPIKLDTGTDLICGYFLTPDAPPTPVFFEEIDAAEQRTGGVLWLHFNLASARARDWLDRKSGLDEFAREILLDANDDRTRLEPFDDGFLAVLSDMHYDFKFEPADIGTLRLFMDERRIVSCRRHPLKAIDRLRKSLHDQGCYGSTAALMAELIDMLADTLGEVVTRAEADLDKVEDTVLAERYQLARQRLGQLRQLIVRLRRHVSPQRAALARLATSGVPWIDDDDRARLGHSVEKFAGVLYDIEALQDRAKVLQDELLARVADQQNHSLHVLAVVTVIFAPMTLISGIFGMNVVGVPGVGGIEDHVSPHAFWWVMLSILLSGLAMLFFLRPRK, encoded by the coding sequence ATGGCAGGCCCAATCAAGCTCGACACCGGAACCGACCTGATCTGCGGCTATTTCCTAACTCCCGACGCGCCGCCGACACCGGTGTTCTTCGAGGAGATCGACGCGGCGGAACAGCGCACCGGCGGTGTATTGTGGCTGCATTTCAACCTCGCTTCCGCCCGGGCGCGCGACTGGCTGGACCGCAAGAGCGGGCTCGACGAGTTTGCGCGCGAGATCCTGCTGGACGCCAACGACGATCGGACGCGGCTGGAGCCGTTCGACGACGGTTTCCTCGCCGTGTTGAGCGATATGCATTACGATTTCAAGTTCGAGCCGGCGGACATCGGCACCCTGCGCCTGTTCATGGACGAACGCCGCATCGTCAGCTGCCGGCGCCATCCGCTGAAGGCTATCGACCGGTTGCGCAAGTCCCTGCACGACCAGGGCTGCTACGGCAGCACCGCCGCCCTGATGGCGGAGTTGATCGATATGCTGGCCGACACGCTGGGCGAGGTGGTGACGCGTGCCGAAGCCGACCTGGACAAGGTGGAGGATACCGTGCTGGCCGAGCGCTACCAGCTCGCCCGGCAGAGGCTGGGCCAGCTGCGTCAGCTGATCGTCAGGCTGCGCCGCCATGTCTCGCCGCAGCGGGCGGCCCTGGCACGGCTCGCGACCAGCGGGGTGCCCTGGATCGACGACGACGACCGCGCCCGCCTCGGCCATTCGGTCGAGAAATTCGCCGGAGTGCTCTACGACATCGAGGCATTGCAGGACCGCGCCAAGGTTCTTCAGGACGAGCTTCTGGCTCGCGTCGCCGACCAACAGAACCACAGCCTGCATGTGCTGGCGGTGGTGACCGTCATCTTCGCACCGATGACGCTGATCTCAGGCATCTTCGGCATGAATGTCGTGGGCGTACCGGGTGTCGGCGGCATCGAGGACCATGTCTCGCCTCATGCCTTCTGGTGGGTGATGCTGTCGATCCTGCTGTCCGGCCTTGCCATGCTGTTCTTCCTGCGCCCGCGCAAGTGA
- a CDS encoding tetratricopeptide repeat protein, translated as MGMDLAQIIRSHQQGDLPQAEEGYRAYLADTPADARGHLQALQMLSLLLMQTRRPAEAAGHFRRVVEAQTDSPDQWANYASLLRGAGRLDEAERACRRALALAPSHGAGAYNLANLLAAPPPAGAGSPLEAAIWYQRILATVPDHKQARNNLEVLRRKEAGRLEDAARRAVALDPQSVRGHDALARLLQYRSGLLDWTPGKAMTLDLDLAVKAFDHLRRVQTIHLDEPGSLRLWLALALDLFQLGALDDRRLSWAARAAWRRLRSDPKDALAASLVGYLVYRRGRLTLASKLQMRFASRFTDTELDGAGELGSWSMLRADDAFFETLPSLDSVIARLPEMTILADLPEGSDPVIMVSGDEQYVRRFAPDLLRSICQSSPGASIVLNVVAPTPSLLGMLGEWRRLYPLSIGLSAEQPDMTGWSQPQRVTYYACARFIRVQQWHRHLVRPLILVDLDATTRSDLRMLAGDMAGFDLGVLHDRRRRGPFREITVCFVYYNDTPLAGHYLETLAAYIGHFLLDGRPRWMLDQTAHLAVLDWFGRHRPDLRIHRYDFQTFPHCAFIGEK; from the coding sequence ATGGGTATGGATCTCGCTCAGATCATCCGCAGTCATCAACAGGGTGACCTGCCGCAGGCGGAGGAGGGATACCGCGCCTATCTTGCGGACACTCCCGCCGACGCTCGCGGACATCTCCAGGCGCTGCAGATGCTGAGCCTTCTGCTGATGCAAACCCGACGCCCGGCCGAGGCCGCCGGCCATTTCCGCCGGGTGGTGGAGGCACAGACGGACAGTCCGGACCAGTGGGCCAATTATGCCAGCCTGCTGCGCGGCGCCGGCCGGCTGGATGAGGCCGAACGGGCCTGCCGGCGGGCGCTGGCGCTGGCGCCGTCGCATGGGGCGGGGGCCTACAATCTTGCCAACCTCCTGGCCGCCCCGCCGCCGGCCGGTGCCGGATCGCCGTTGGAGGCGGCCATCTGGTACCAGCGCATCCTGGCGACGGTACCCGACCACAAGCAGGCGCGGAACAATCTGGAGGTCCTGCGCCGGAAGGAAGCAGGCCGGCTGGAGGACGCCGCCCGCCGCGCCGTGGCGCTCGATCCGCAGTCGGTGCGCGGGCACGACGCCCTCGCCCGGCTGCTTCAGTACCGCAGCGGCCTGCTGGACTGGACGCCGGGAAAGGCCATGACGCTCGACCTCGATCTGGCGGTGAAGGCGTTCGATCATCTGCGTCGGGTCCAGACGATCCATCTCGACGAGCCGGGCAGTCTGCGCCTGTGGCTTGCGCTGGCGCTCGACCTGTTCCAGCTGGGCGCGCTTGATGATCGGCGGCTTTCATGGGCGGCGCGGGCGGCTTGGCGGCGCCTGCGCAGCGATCCCAAGGATGCCCTGGCGGCATCGCTGGTGGGCTATCTGGTCTATCGCCGCGGGCGCCTGACTCTCGCGTCGAAGCTGCAGATGAGATTCGCCTCCCGCTTCACCGATACGGAGCTGGACGGCGCCGGCGAACTCGGGTCCTGGTCGATGCTGCGGGCCGACGATGCGTTCTTCGAGACGCTGCCGTCGCTGGACAGCGTCATCGCCAGGCTGCCGGAGATGACCATCCTGGCGGATCTGCCGGAGGGAAGCGATCCCGTCATCATGGTGAGCGGCGACGAGCAGTATGTCCGCCGTTTCGCGCCGGACCTTCTCCGCTCCATCTGCCAGTCAAGTCCGGGGGCGTCCATCGTGCTGAATGTGGTGGCGCCGACGCCGTCGCTTCTGGGCATGCTGGGGGAATGGCGGCGGCTCTATCCGCTGTCGATCGGCCTGTCGGCCGAGCAGCCGGACATGACCGGATGGTCCCAGCCGCAGCGCGTCACCTATTACGCCTGCGCGCGGTTCATCCGCGTCCAGCAATGGCACCGGCATCTCGTACGGCCGCTGATCCTGGTCGATCTGGACGCCACCACCCGCAGCGACCTGCGGATGCTGGCCGGTGACATGGCCGGCTTCGATCTTGGCGTCCTGCATGACCGGCGCCGGCGTGGACCGTTCCGCGAGATCACCGTCTGCTTCGTCTATTACAACGACACGCCGCTCGCCGGCCATTATCTTGAGACGCTGGCAGCCTATATCGGCCACTTCCTGCTGGATGGGCGCCCGCGATGGATGCTCGACCAGACCGCCCATCTGGCCGTGCTGGACTGGTTCGGCCGCCATCGACCGGACCTGCGCATCCACCGCTACGACTTCCAGACCTTTCCCCACTGCGCCTTCATCGGCGAGAAATAG
- the lhpI gene encoding bifunctional Delta(1)-pyrroline-2-carboxylate/Delta(1)-piperideine-2-carboxylate reductase has product MTTAALSMLSPAQTAELLPFAPLCDAVADAARDYATGRIHSPERQVLPLAQKGVLLSMPATATDIGIHKLVNVCPANGALGLPTIHGVVAAYDGATGAPLVILDGPTVTGRRTAAVSMLAIRKLARRPPQRVALIGTGTQAAYHVEALAVLHPGIRVDVHGRSDASAQSFCRNSAIVGIDLRPASGAVDPAADVVITLTTSLVPVYDEAPRSDRLLIGVGAFKPEMAEYGPASIHGSDVFIDDPAGARHEAGDLIQAGFDWATGRSLADALDGNGMTDRPRLFKSVGCAAWDLAAARCALTSRTPA; this is encoded by the coding sequence TTGACCACAGCCGCCCTGTCCATGCTGTCTCCTGCGCAAACCGCCGAACTGCTGCCCTTCGCCCCGCTGTGCGACGCCGTCGCCGACGCGGCCCGTGATTACGCCACCGGGCGCATCCACAGCCCGGAACGGCAGGTCCTGCCGCTTGCGCAGAAGGGCGTCCTGCTGTCCATGCCGGCGACCGCCACGGACATCGGCATTCACAAGCTGGTCAATGTCTGCCCGGCCAACGGGGCTCTCGGACTGCCGACCATCCATGGCGTGGTCGCGGCCTATGATGGTGCCACAGGTGCGCCTCTGGTGATCCTGGACGGGCCGACGGTCACTGGCCGACGCACCGCCGCGGTGTCGATGCTGGCGATCCGCAAGCTCGCCCGCCGCCCGCCGCAGCGGGTCGCCCTGATCGGCACCGGCACGCAGGCCGCCTATCATGTCGAGGCGTTGGCGGTGCTCCATCCCGGGATCCGGGTCGACGTGCATGGCCGGTCCGATGCGTCCGCCCAGTCCTTCTGCCGCAACTCCGCTATCGTCGGCATCGACCTGCGTCCGGCGTCCGGGGCAGTCGATCCGGCGGCGGACGTGGTGATCACCCTGACCACCAGCCTCGTACCCGTCTATGACGAGGCGCCGCGGTCCGACCGTCTGCTGATCGGCGTCGGCGCCTTCAAGCCGGAGATGGCCGAATATGGCCCCGCCTCCATCCATGGCAGCGACGTCTTCATCGACGATCCGGCCGGAGCGCGGCATGAGGCCGGTGACCTGATCCAGGCCGGCTTCGACTGGGCGACCGGGCGGTCGCTGGCCGACGCGCTTGACGGCAACGGCATGACCGACCGGCCCCGCCTGTTCAAGAGCGTCGGCTGCGCGGCCTGGGACCTCGCCGCGGCCCGGTGCGCGCTGACAAGTCGCACTCCGGCGTGA